A window of the Mucilaginibacter sp. cycad4 genome harbors these coding sequences:
- a CDS encoding UDP-glucose--hexose-1-phosphate uridylyltransferase, translating to MDTNFDLKEHPHSRLNILTGDWILVSPHRTKRPWQGKVEATQADDRPQYDPACYLCPTNKRADGSENPDYKGSFVFTNDYSSLLLNTPDGGLNEDELLVANSQKGICRVISFSPKHDLTLPQMTTKEISKVVDVWQSEFEDLASYPWIKHIQIFENKGDIMGCSNPHPHGQIWAQNSLPVEVAKETQQQKLHFEQKGTSLLADYLALELKKQDRIVFENEHFVVLVPFWAVWPYETMIVSKRHITSILYFTEQEKHALADAIRRLTIRYDNMFETSFPYSAGMHQSPVNSGDHPYWHWHMHFYPPLLRSATVKKFMVGYEMLANPQRDITAEFAAEKLRGLSEIHYKTRE from the coding sequence ATGGACACTAATTTTGATCTTAAAGAGCACCCTCACAGTAGGTTAAACATTTTAACAGGCGACTGGATCCTGGTATCGCCGCATCGTACAAAACGCCCGTGGCAAGGCAAAGTTGAAGCTACGCAAGCCGACGACCGCCCGCAGTATGATCCGGCCTGTTACCTGTGCCCCACAAATAAAAGGGCCGATGGCAGCGAAAACCCTGATTATAAAGGGAGCTTTGTTTTCACCAATGACTATTCATCACTATTGCTGAACACGCCCGATGGCGGTTTAAATGAAGATGAACTACTGGTAGCTAACAGCCAGAAAGGTATTTGCCGCGTAATCAGTTTTTCGCCAAAGCATGACCTTACCCTACCACAAATGACCACCAAAGAGATCAGCAAAGTGGTTGACGTATGGCAGTCGGAATTTGAGGACCTGGCTTCTTATCCGTGGATCAAACACATCCAGATCTTTGAAAACAAGGGCGATATCATGGGCTGCAGTAACCCGCATCCGCATGGGCAAATCTGGGCGCAAAACAGCCTGCCGGTTGAAGTAGCCAAAGAAACCCAGCAGCAAAAGCTTCATTTTGAGCAAAAAGGAACAAGCCTTTTAGCCGATTACCTCGCATTGGAACTTAAAAAGCAGGACCGCATAGTTTTTGAGAATGAACATTTTGTTGTGCTTGTGCCGTTTTGGGCAGTTTGGCCATACGAAACTATGATTGTAAGCAAAAGGCATATAACAAGCATTTTATACTTTACAGAGCAGGAAAAACATGCCCTTGCCGACGCTATCAGGAGGCTCACCATCAGGTATGATAACATGTTTGAAACATCGTTCCCTTATTCGGCGGGTATGCACCAGTCACCGGTTAATTCGGGCGATCACCCCTACTGGCACTGGCATATGCATTTTTACCCGCCGTTGTTGCGCTCGGCCACGGTTAAAAAGTTTATGGTAGGCTATGAGATGCTTGCCAATCCGCAACGCGATATCACAGCAGAGTTTGCTGCTGAAAAATTGCGTGGTTTAAGTGAGATCCATTATAAAACGAGGGAATAA
- a CDS encoding HAD-IIA family hydrolase, translating into MTRIDNFKSIIDKYEVVFFDAFGVLKNYGGLLPGIERTFSYLAEQGKEYYIVTNDASRSPAQLAESYTTKGLTAITPDRIISSGMLTKEYLDLKVNDGIVAYLGTPDSAHYIDSSGLHTLPISEVNESNIDRVNALVFLDDEGFDWGRDLNKSVNLMRKRTIPAIVANTDHAYPLTKHDVSIAIGGLASMIEKIVGKEFIRFGKPDSQMFMFAYDLLRERRPISKRDIVMVGDTLQTDILGGNKFGLDTVLVLSGNTQAKDAENRITATGIVPTYICDSAVVEAGGLGF; encoded by the coding sequence ATGACCAGGATAGACAACTTTAAATCCATAATTGATAAATACGAAGTTGTTTTTTTTGATGCTTTTGGGGTTCTGAAAAACTATGGCGGCCTGCTTCCTGGCATTGAACGTACTTTTTCTTACCTGGCAGAACAAGGCAAGGAGTATTATATTGTAACCAATGATGCTTCACGAAGCCCGGCGCAATTAGCGGAATCTTATACCACCAAAGGATTGACAGCCATAACACCCGACAGGATCATATCATCGGGCATGCTTACCAAAGAGTATCTTGACCTGAAGGTGAACGACGGCATTGTAGCTTATTTAGGTACGCCCGATTCTGCCCATTACATTGACAGCTCGGGGCTGCATACGTTGCCTATCAGCGAAGTAAACGAAAGCAATATTGACAGGGTTAATGCGCTGGTATTTTTAGATGATGAAGGTTTTGACTGGGGACGTGACCTGAACAAATCAGTTAACCTGATGCGTAAACGTACTATTCCGGCCATTGTAGCTAATACCGATCATGCCTATCCCCTAACCAAACATGATGTATCCATAGCAATAGGTGGTTTAGCCAGTATGATAGAAAAAATTGTAGGTAAAGAGTTCATTCGTTTCGGTAAACCGGATTCGCAGATGTTCATGTTTGCCTATGATCTGCTCCGCGAGCGCAGGCCGATCAGTAAAAGAGATATTGTGATGGTAGGCGATACCCTGCAAACAGATATCTTGGGCGGTAATAAATTTGGTTTGGATACCGTACTGGTGCTATCCGGTAATACCCAGGCCAAAGACGCCGAAAACCGCATCACCGCCACCGGCATTGTGCCAACTTATATCTGCGATTCGGCAGTGGTCGAAGCTGGTGGATTGGGATTTTAA
- a CDS encoding GxxExxY protein, which produces MNQLKHTDITGKIIGCAMQVHSTLGNGFQEVIYQKALEIEMALNGLVFEREKEMPIYYRDFHIGTRRVDFFVSWMIMVELKAIIQLEDVHLAQALNYLEAYNVEIGLLLNFGSKSLIVKRLLNKKYKP; this is translated from the coding sequence ATGAATCAACTTAAACATACCGATATAACTGGTAAAATAATTGGCTGCGCCATGCAAGTGCATTCTACCCTGGGTAATGGCTTTCAGGAAGTCATTTATCAAAAAGCTTTGGAAATTGAGATGGCATTAAACGGCCTTGTATTTGAACGGGAGAAGGAGATGCCAATCTATTACAGGGATTTTCATATTGGAACACGCAGGGTTGATTTCTTTGTATCCTGGATGATTATGGTTGAATTGAAAGCCATCATCCAACTGGAGGATGTTCATTTGGCACAAGCTTTAAATTATCTGGAAGCTTACAATGTAGAGATCGGTTTATTACTAAACTTTGGAAGTAAATCATTAATCGTAAAGCGGCTTCTAAACAAGAAATATAAACCCTAA
- a CDS encoding glutamine synthetase family protein yields MNEEQIKAYIEQNDIQKIKFAFADIDGILRGKVIHPKKFIDGLQSGYGFCDVVFGWDSSDVCYDNVQLTGWQSGYPDKLCRIDLSTLRNVPWQDDIPFFLADFSKPDGNDLPACPRSLLKHIKAQCNDMGYHAEFAQEFEWFNFKETPQSLADKKFTNIEPLTPGMFGYSILRTSENSDFYYDLFNLLTKFNVPIEGLHTETGPGVYEAAILHDEVLAAADKATLFKTAVKEIAYKHGIIASFMAKWTETLPGCSGHIHQSLWTKDQSKNLFYDASDVNKMSDLHKHYLAGQLYCMPHLLPMYAPTINSYKRLVEGAWAPTTITWGVENRTTALRVINTTENYTRLETRIPGSDTNPYLAMAAALASGLYGIKNKLELNIESTTGNGYQDKSNGVLWPNLHAAATAMQNSDIAKELFGEGFVDHFTQTRLWEYRQFAKSVTDWELKRYFEII; encoded by the coding sequence ATGAACGAAGAACAGATCAAAGCATATATTGAGCAAAATGACATCCAGAAAATAAAATTCGCCTTTGCCGATATTGATGGCATTTTGCGCGGAAAGGTGATCCACCCTAAAAAATTTATTGATGGATTACAAAGTGGCTACGGCTTTTGCGATGTGGTTTTTGGCTGGGACAGCAGCGATGTTTGTTATGATAACGTGCAGTTAACCGGCTGGCAAAGCGGTTATCCTGACAAGCTTTGCCGTATTGACCTGTCGACCCTGCGTAATGTGCCATGGCAGGATGATATCCCCTTCTTTTTGGCCGATTTTAGCAAACCCGACGGCAACGATCTGCCGGCTTGTCCGCGTAGCCTTCTCAAACATATCAAGGCACAATGTAATGATATGGGCTACCACGCCGAGTTTGCTCAGGAGTTTGAATGGTTCAATTTTAAAGAAACCCCGCAATCCCTCGCCGATAAAAAGTTCACCAATATTGAACCGCTTACACCGGGCATGTTCGGCTATTCTATATTGCGTACATCAGAAAACAGCGATTTTTATTACGACCTGTTTAACCTGCTTACCAAATTCAATGTCCCCATTGAGGGCCTGCATACTGAGACCGGTCCTGGAGTATATGAAGCTGCCATACTGCATGATGAGGTTTTAGCTGCCGCTGATAAAGCAACCCTGTTTAAAACCGCTGTCAAGGAAATAGCTTACAAACATGGCATCATCGCATCATTTATGGCCAAATGGACTGAAACGCTGCCCGGCTGCAGCGGCCATATCCACCAAAGCCTGTGGACTAAAGACCAATCAAAAAATCTGTTTTACGATGCCAGTGATGTAAACAAAATGAGCGACCTGCATAAGCATTACCTTGCAGGCCAGCTATATTGCATGCCTCACCTGCTGCCGATGTACGCACCAACCATCAATAGCTATAAACGCCTGGTTGAGGGCGCCTGGGCGCCAACTACCATTACCTGGGGTGTGGAAAACCGTACTACCGCGTTACGTGTTATCAATACCACCGAAAACTATACCCGCCTGGAAACCCGCATCCCGGGCTCTGATACCAACCCTTACCTGGCCATGGCTGCAGCGCTGGCATCAGGCCTGTACGGCATTAAAAATAAGCTTGAGCTAAACATTGAGTCAACAACAGGCAATGGCTACCAGGACAAAAGCAATGGCGTACTATGGCCAAACCTGCATGCCGCCGCCACAGCCATGCAAAACTCCGATATTGCCAAAGAACTCTTCGGCGAAGGTTTCGTTGATCACTTTACCCAAACCCGCCTGTGGGAATACCGCCAGTTTGCCAAAAGCGTTACCGACTGGGAGTTGAAGAGGTATTTTGAGATTATCTGA
- a CDS encoding gamma-glutamylcyclotransferase family protein, with product METTSQFLFVYGTLLQPGNEFAAYLNKHCKFIGDGKIRGRLYDIGEYPGAVIGSTEERYIYGSIFMMDDPEAILKVIDDYEGIGKLYHHPQEYIRQKVGIYTANDIINCWMYLYNLPVVAYHEVTTGDYIQYLKDTSAKNNVAK from the coding sequence ATGGAAACAACAAGTCAATTTTTATTTGTTTATGGTACATTGCTGCAGCCCGGTAATGAGTTTGCAGCGTATCTTAATAAACACTGCAAATTTATAGGTGATGGGAAAATAAGAGGGCGGCTTTATGATATCGGCGAGTATCCCGGCGCTGTGATCGGTAGTACTGAAGAACGCTACATTTACGGCAGTATTTTTATGATGGATGATCCCGAAGCTATATTAAAAGTCATTGACGATTATGAAGGTATCGGCAAGTTATACCATCATCCACAGGAATATATAAGGCAGAAGGTGGGGATCTACACCGCTAACGATATAATAAATTGTTGGATGTATCTTTATAATTTACCTGTAGTTGCTTACCATGAGGTTACCACGGGTGATTATATTCAATATTTAAAAGATACTTCTGCCAAAAACAACGTTGCTAAATAG
- a CDS encoding glutamine synthetase beta-grasp domain-containing protein — translation MATKLEYIWLDGYKPTQSLRSKTKIVKEFSGKVEDLENWSFDGSSTEQAPGGSSDCILKPVFVVPDPQRKSAYLVMCEVLSADGKPHESNGRATIADDDNDFWFGFEQEYFLWDPSTSKPLGFPAAGYPAPQGPYYCSVGAKNAFGREIVEEHLDACLEAGLNVEGINAEVAAGQWEFQIFAKGAKEAGDQIWVARYLLERIGEKYGVAINWHCKPLGQLDWNGSGMHANFSNTTLRTANSKEIFTAICESFRPAVAECIAVYGADNDQRLTGKHETASIHDFSYGVSDRGASIRIPLYAVDHNWSGYLEDRRPNSAADPYKVAAVIIKTVKSAKL, via the coding sequence ATGGCAACGAAACTCGAGTACATTTGGCTTGATGGCTATAAACCAACACAAAGCCTGCGCAGCAAAACAAAAATCGTTAAAGAATTTAGCGGTAAAGTAGAAGATTTAGAAAACTGGAGCTTTGATGGTTCTTCAACTGAGCAGGCACCAGGTGGTTCATCTGATTGTATCTTAAAGCCAGTTTTTGTTGTTCCTGATCCACAAAGAAAAAGCGCTTACTTAGTAATGTGCGAAGTATTAAGTGCAGATGGCAAACCACATGAATCAAACGGCCGTGCTACTATCGCTGATGATGATAATGATTTTTGGTTCGGTTTTGAGCAGGAATACTTCCTGTGGGATCCATCAACCAGCAAACCACTTGGTTTCCCGGCTGCTGGCTACCCGGCTCCACAAGGCCCTTACTACTGTTCAGTAGGTGCTAAAAACGCTTTCGGTCGCGAGATTGTTGAAGAGCACTTAGATGCTTGTTTAGAAGCAGGCTTAAACGTTGAAGGTATCAACGCTGAGGTTGCTGCTGGTCAGTGGGAATTCCAGATCTTCGCTAAAGGCGCTAAAGAAGCTGGTGACCAAATCTGGGTTGCACGTTATTTATTAGAGAGAATTGGCGAAAAATATGGAGTTGCTATTAACTGGCATTGCAAACCACTTGGTCAATTAGACTGGAACGGTTCTGGTATGCACGCTAACTTCTCAAATACTACTTTACGTACTGCAAACAGCAAAGAAATTTTCACAGCTATCTGCGAATCTTTCCGCCCTGCAGTTGCTGAATGTATTGCTGTTTACGGTGCTGACAACGATCAGCGTTTAACCGGTAAACACGAAACCGCTTCTATCCATGACTTTAGCTATGGTGTATCTGACCGTGGTGCGTCTATCCGTATCCCTCTGTACGCTGTTGACCACAACTGGAGCGGTTACCTGGAAGATCGCCGCCCTAACTCTGCTGCCGATCCATACAAAGTTGCTGCTGTTATCATCAAAACTGTAAAATCAGCTAAGCTTTAA
- a CDS encoding IS3 family transposase produces the protein MSLVKCCCLLGVTRQAYYQHFWETEAISFEQEILLNEVRAIRAIHPIIGGKKLYVLLQPFLLEHRIKMGRDALFDLLAAHYLLVRKKRRRIHTTQSFHWLRKYPNCIREIIPTKVNEIWVSDITYYRTKKGFVYISFITDAYSKKIVGYHAADTLDAVHTLSALQMAIKESDQPLTGLIHHSDRGVQYCSYDYVKLLQDNEIIISMTENGDPLENAVAERINGIMKQEYLEHHILNDKNQVMELLAKSVNTYNKLRPHMSCNMLTPEIVHQNNLSVQRNWKSYYNSKNVNL, from the coding sequence ATGAGCCTGGTGAAGTGCTGTTGTTTACTTGGAGTTACCCGGCAGGCCTATTACCAGCATTTTTGGGAGACAGAAGCGATAAGCTTTGAGCAGGAAATATTATTAAATGAGGTCCGGGCAATAAGGGCCATACATCCGATTATTGGCGGTAAAAAACTCTATGTTTTGCTGCAGCCTTTTTTGCTTGAGCACCGGATAAAAATGGGCAGGGATGCGCTTTTTGATCTGCTTGCTGCTCACTACTTGTTAGTTAGAAAGAAAAGGCGGCGCATACATACTACTCAATCTTTTCATTGGCTAAGAAAATATCCTAATTGCATAAGAGAAATTATTCCGACTAAAGTGAACGAAATATGGGTGTCAGATATCACTTACTACAGGACAAAGAAGGGATTCGTTTATATCAGTTTTATAACGGATGCCTATAGTAAAAAGATCGTCGGCTATCATGCCGCTGATACACTGGATGCAGTTCACACACTTAGTGCTTTACAAATGGCCATTAAAGAAAGTGACCAGCCTTTGACTGGCTTAATACATCATTCAGACAGAGGTGTTCAGTACTGTAGCTATGATTATGTAAAGCTATTACAGGACAATGAAATAATCATCAGCATGACCGAAAACGGAGACCCTTTAGAGAACGCAGTAGCGGAACGGATAAATGGAATAATGAAACAGGAGTACCTGGAACATCATATACTTAATGATAAAAACCAGGTTATGGAACTTTTAGCTAAGTCTGTAAACACTTATAATAAGCTAAGGCCTCACATGAGTTGCAATATGCTTACACCTGAGATCGTACATCAAAATAACCTATCTGTACAGCGAAATTGGAAAAGTTATTATAATTCAAAAAATGTCAATCTGTAA
- a CDS encoding RluA family pseudouridine synthase, with protein sequence MKFPKFADLILFENDDVIVVNKPPFISSLDERGEGSSEISMLRLAKAYWDDAQICHRLDKETSGALIFAKNPEAYRSVSIQFEKRKVKKVYHAVIDGTHTFDNLLVDLPILNVGKGSVTISRQEGKRAETWFQSLKYYKHYTLVECRPVTGRMHQIRIHLATQRASIAGDEMYKGEPVFLSKIKRKYHLGKDQEELPIMKRFALHAYEVTFRINPETEVTIHAPYPKDFETLLKLLDKFDS encoded by the coding sequence ATGAAGTTTCCCAAATTTGCCGATCTCATATTGTTTGAGAACGATGACGTTATTGTTGTGAACAAACCGCCTTTTATAAGCTCGCTTGATGAACGGGGCGAAGGCAGCAGCGAGATCAGCATGTTAAGGCTGGCTAAGGCTTATTGGGATGACGCGCAGATTTGCCACCGCCTGGACAAGGAAACATCCGGCGCGCTTATTTTTGCCAAAAATCCCGAGGCTTACCGGTCGGTTTCTATTCAGTTTGAAAAACGTAAGGTTAAAAAAGTATACCACGCCGTTATTGACGGTACACATACTTTTGATAACCTGCTTGTTGATTTGCCTATATTAAATGTTGGCAAGGGCAGTGTAACCATCAGCAGGCAGGAAGGCAAACGTGCAGAAACCTGGTTTCAGTCGTTAAAATATTATAAACATTACACTTTGGTTGAATGCCGTCCTGTCACAGGCCGTATGCACCAGATCCGGATCCACCTGGCTACACAAAGGGCCTCTATAGCCGGCGATGAGATGTATAAAGGCGAGCCTGTTTTTCTCTCCAAAATAAAGCGCAAATACCATTTGGGTAAAGATCAGGAAGAGCTGCCCATCATGAAGCGCTTTGCCCTGCACGCCTATGAAGTAACATTTCGTATCAATCCCGAAACCGAGGTTACCATTCATGCTCCATACCCGAAAGACTTTGAAACGCTTTTGAAGCTGCTTGATAAGTTTGACAGTTAA
- a CDS encoding KTSC domain-containing protein, producing the protein MKKIGDFRKLLNVTENAELSELRSVYKSMMKTWHPDRFQDESRVEAEEKSKTIIEAYHFLVSIAPETRAQTLPDYTATTTLSNIADFEYKQQVLKVTFLDGNVYEYFGVPKAVYIKLINADSPGRFARRHIFNEFIYRSVNKLVASA; encoded by the coding sequence ATGAAAAAAATTGGCGACTTCAGGAAACTCCTGAACGTGACCGAAAATGCAGAGTTAAGCGAGTTGCGTTCGGTTTATAAAAGCATGATGAAAACATGGCATCCCGACAGGTTCCAGGATGAGAGCAGGGTAGAAGCTGAAGAGAAAAGCAAAACAATTATTGAGGCTTATCACTTTTTGGTAAGTATTGCCCCTGAAACCCGCGCCCAAACTTTACCTGATTATACAGCTACCACTACATTATCAAACATAGCCGATTTTGAGTACAAGCAACAGGTACTGAAAGTAACTTTCCTTGATGGTAATGTGTATGAATATTTTGGTGTGCCCAAAGCGGTTTATATCAAACTGATCAACGCCGACTCGCCCGGCAGATTTGCCCGCAGGCATATTTTTAACGAGTTTATATATCGCAGCGTAAATAAACTGGTTGCTTCGGCTTAA
- a CDS encoding nucleotidyltransferase family protein: MTGIIILAAGASNRFGSPKQNQIYQGKTLLQRAIQTALTCLHCEKVMVVLGANEGLIRPNIDEQLVDVTYNPHWKEGMGSSIKVGVAEILRLEPRITTVILMLCDQPFVDSFLISQLMEKKEVNDCGIIACGYRDVLGAPALFDIKYFPELLSLQGPEGAKKIIEAHTDDVFILPFPLGAIDIDTADDLERLNQVG, from the coding sequence ATGACAGGGATTATTATTCTGGCAGCAGGCGCATCAAATCGTTTTGGCTCACCCAAGCAAAATCAAATTTACCAGGGTAAAACCCTTTTACAGCGGGCAATTCAAACTGCACTTACCTGCCTGCATTGCGAAAAAGTTATGGTGGTGCTGGGGGCCAATGAAGGATTAATCCGTCCCAACATAGATGAACAGCTTGTAGATGTTACCTATAATCCGCATTGGAAAGAGGGAATGGGCTCGTCAATAAAAGTTGGTGTAGCCGAAATTTTGCGGCTCGAACCACGTATAACCACAGTGATCCTGATGCTTTGTGATCAACCATTTGTTGATTCATTCCTGATATCACAACTAATGGAAAAAAAGGAAGTTAATGACTGTGGCATCATTGCCTGCGGCTATCGTGATGTTTTGGGCGCCCCGGCTTTGTTTGATATAAAATATTTCCCCGAACTACTTAGCCTGCAAGGGCCCGAAGGTGCAAAAAAAATCATTGAAGCGCACACCGATGATGTTTTTATACTTCCTTTTCCGCTGGGGGCCATTGATATTGACACAGCCGACGATTTAGAAAGGCTTAACCAGGTAGGATAG
- the moaA gene encoding GTP 3',8-cyclase MoaA, with protein sequence MLTDNHGRKISYMRLAVTDRCNLRCFYCMPEDGLNWLSRTELMTYEEMLQCCRLLVKMGIEKIRITGGEPFVRKDIMHLLTGISQLDGLKELGLTTNGVLTAPYVPELKKIGVRSVNLSLDTLDANRFFTITRRDEFASVMAALDAMLSNDMEVKINAVVMDGKNIQDIIPLVELAKELPVSVRFIEEMPFNGDGHVYDGLHWDYVRILDEIRGKYPQIKKLDDPAYSTSYNYQIPGHKGTIGVIAAYSRTFCGSCNRIRITPQGELKTCLYDDGVLNLKDLMRAGASDEVLEDALLNAFSHRPADGWEAERARVAKTGIHESMATIGG encoded by the coding sequence TTGTTAACAGATAATCATGGACGGAAGATAAGCTACATGCGCCTCGCGGTGACAGACAGGTGCAATCTGCGCTGTTTTTACTGCATGCCGGAGGATGGCCTGAACTGGCTTTCACGTACCGAGCTCATGACCTATGAGGAAATGCTGCAATGCTGCCGCTTACTGGTGAAAATGGGTATCGAAAAAATCCGTATTACCGGGGGCGAGCCTTTTGTACGCAAAGATATTATGCATTTGCTCACCGGCATATCCCAACTGGATGGCTTAAAAGAGCTGGGCCTTACCACAAACGGCGTACTGACGGCACCTTATGTGCCAGAGCTGAAAAAGATAGGTGTACGATCAGTAAACCTGAGCCTGGATACGCTGGATGCCAACCGCTTTTTTACCATTACCCGCCGCGACGAATTTGCCAGTGTGATGGCTGCCTTGGATGCCATGTTGAGCAATGATATGGAAGTAAAGATCAATGCAGTAGTGATGGATGGCAAGAACATTCAGGATATTATCCCGCTGGTTGAACTGGCTAAAGAGCTGCCGGTAAGTGTCAGGTTCATTGAAGAGATGCCTTTTAATGGCGATGGCCATGTATATGATGGATTGCACTGGGACTACGTGCGCATTTTAGATGAAATAAGAGGCAAATATCCGCAAATAAAAAAGCTGGATGATCCGGCTTATTCTACTTCATACAATTATCAGATCCCGGGGCATAAGGGTACTATTGGTGTTATAGCCGCTTATTCGCGTACATTTTGCGGTAGCTGTAACCGGATCCGAATAACACCGCAGGGCGAATTAAAAACCTGTTTGTATGATGATGGCGTGCTTAACTTAAAAGATCTGATGCGTGCGGGGGCTTCTGACGAAGTATTGGAGGATGCCCTGTTAAATGCTTTTAGCCATCGCCCGGCAGATGGCTGGGAAGCCGAGCGGGCGCGGGTAGCCAAAACCGGCATCCATGAATCAATGGCCACCATTGGCGGGTAG
- a CDS encoding molybdopterin molybdotransferase MoeA: MTTVEEAEKLVLAQMRDYGAQSLPFEQALGYVLAEDLKADRDLPPFNRVTMDGIAVKYEAIENGTTIFHIKATQAAGDEPVQINGAHECIEIMTGAVLPASVDTVIRYEDVEIIAGSASVHTRDIKKGQNLHLQGVDKKQNDVISTSGQLVSPAIISVAASVGKTHLLVKKMPRVVVVSSGDELVDVHETPLPYQIRKSNSYMVKAVLKQHGVDADILHIPDEPAVTSEKIQHCLQNYDVLLLSGGISMGKFDYIPQALEDLKVEKLFHKVAQRPGKPFWFGMHNNGPLVSLVFAFPGNPVATFMCLHRYFLTWLNATLGLPAKATTYAVLGKNFTFQPALQYYLQVKLQSNHQGQLIATPVEGNGSGDFANLADTEAFLELPPEKNNFKAGEVFKVWSFNHDL, translated from the coding sequence ATGACAACGGTTGAAGAAGCTGAAAAACTGGTACTGGCGCAAATGAGGGATTATGGTGCCCAAAGCCTCCCGTTTGAACAGGCTTTGGGCTATGTGCTGGCCGAAGACCTGAAGGCCGACCGCGACCTGCCCCCCTTTAACCGGGTAACCATGGATGGCATAGCTGTAAAATATGAAGCCATTGAAAACGGTACCACTATTTTCCATATAAAAGCAACCCAGGCCGCCGGTGACGAACCCGTACAGATCAATGGGGCCCACGAATGCATCGAGATCATGACCGGTGCTGTATTGCCTGCTTCGGTTGATACAGTGATCCGTTATGAGGATGTGGAGATCATCGCCGGGTCGGCCAGCGTACATACCCGCGACATAAAAAAAGGGCAGAACCTGCATTTGCAGGGCGTTGATAAAAAACAAAATGATGTTATATCAACATCAGGTCAGTTGGTAAGCCCAGCTATCATCAGTGTGGCGGCATCAGTAGGAAAAACCCACCTGCTTGTTAAAAAGATGCCGCGGGTGGTAGTAGTTTCGTCGGGCGATGAACTGGTTGATGTGCACGAAACGCCGCTGCCATACCAGATCCGCAAATCAAACAGCTATATGGTAAAGGCGGTTTTAAAACAGCATGGTGTTGATGCCGATATTTTGCATATCCCTGATGAGCCAGCTGTTACCAGCGAAAAGATCCAACACTGTTTGCAAAACTATGATGTGCTGCTGCTGAGTGGTGGTATTTCAATGGGGAAGTTTGATTATATCCCCCAGGCACTTGAGGACCTAAAGGTTGAAAAACTGTTTCATAAAGTAGCCCAACGCCCGGGCAAGCCTTTTTGGTTTGGCATGCATAACAATGGGCCATTGGTGTCATTGGTGTTTGCCTTTCCCGGTAACCCGGTAGCCACATTCATGTGCCTGCACCGGTACTTTTTAACATGGCTTAACGCAACACTTGGTTTACCCGCAAAAGCCACAACATATGCGGTATTAGGGAAAAATTTTACGTTTCAACCGGCATTGCAATACTATCTGCAGGTAAAGCTGCAAAGTAACCATCAGGGCCAGTTGATAGCTACCCCTGTTGAGGGAAATGGTTCGGGTGATTTTGCTAACTTAGCAGATACCGAAGCCTTTTTAGAACTTCCGCCTGAAAAGAATAATTTTAAAGCAGGGGAGGTGTTTAAGGTTTGGAGCTTTAACCATGATTTGTAG
- the moaC gene encoding cyclic pyranopterin monophosphate synthase MoaC, translated as MLTHINKQGDPNMVDVTEKQVTHRTATARSVVALPAEVFELLAGNELQSKKGPVFQTAIIAGIMAAKKTGDLIPLCHPLGLDNCNVAIRINEQQEVVVDCTASITAKTGVEMEALVGASIAALTIYDMCKAMSHDIVIKETKLISKTGGKRDFKRS; from the coding sequence ATGTTAACCCACATAAACAAACAAGGCGATCCGAATATGGTTGATGTAACTGAAAAACAGGTTACACACCGCACCGCTACTGCTCGCAGCGTGGTTGCTTTGCCGGCTGAAGTGTTTGAACTTTTAGCAGGGAATGAATTGCAGAGCAAAAAAGGCCCGGTTTTTCAAACGGCAATTATTGCCGGTATTATGGCTGCCAAAAAAACGGGCGACCTGATCCCGCTTTGTCACCCGCTGGGTTTGGATAACTGTAATGTTGCTATCCGGATAAATGAACAGCAGGAGGTAGTGGTTGATTGTACCGCCAGCATCACCGCGAAAACAGGAGTTGAAATGGAAGCACTGGTAGGCGCTTCAATAGCAGCACTTACCATTTATGATATGTGCAAGGCCATGAGCCATGATATAGTGATAAAAGAAACCAAACTGATCTCAAAAACAGGAGGTAAACGTGACTTTAAAAGATCATAA